One window from the genome of Bacteroidota bacterium encodes:
- a CDS encoding DUF1028 domain-containing protein, whose amino-acid sequence MINKTYLLALLLLTQITISAQSPYSDPLASTYSIVARDSITGEMGIAVQSHAFSVGSIVGWGEAGIGVVATQSFVNRAYGPDGLKLLKSGKLPAEVIKILTASDSARDVRQVAVLDMQGRTASYTGKKCIQAAGNIAEKNFSVQANLMLNETVCPAMVKAFKETHGPLAERMIAALEAAQKEGGDIRGMQSASILIVNPVATGNIWEDKPIDLRVEDHIQPIEELKRLLNLYRAYEHSNLGDLAVEKNDLTLAEKEYGLAEKMLPDDIEMKFWHAVSLVNKGKTDEALNLFKTVFAKDANWSILIPRLRKSELLICSDETEKIILNVK is encoded by the coding sequence ATGATAAATAAAACTTATTTGCTAGCTCTACTCTTATTGACTCAAATTACAATCAGTGCACAATCTCCATATTCTGATCCGCTCGCAAGCACTTATTCAATCGTCGCAAGAGATTCGATTACAGGTGAAATGGGAATTGCAGTACAATCACACGCCTTTTCAGTCGGCTCAATTGTCGGATGGGGCGAAGCAGGAATTGGCGTAGTTGCAACTCAATCATTTGTAAACCGAGCCTACGGTCCTGATGGATTGAAATTGCTCAAGTCCGGAAAGTTGCCTGCAGAAGTAATAAAAATTCTCACAGCTTCTGATTCTGCAAGAGATGTCCGGCAAGTTGCTGTTTTGGACATGCAGGGAAGAACAGCATCTTATACAGGCAAAAAATGTATTCAAGCTGCAGGAAATATTGCTGAAAAGAATTTTTCTGTACAAGCAAATTTAATGTTAAACGAAACGGTCTGCCCGGCTATGGTAAAGGCTTTTAAAGAAACACATGGTCCTCTTGCAGAACGTATGATAGCAGCGCTTGAAGCAGCACAAAAAGAAGGCGGTGATATCAGAGGAATGCAAAGCGCTTCGATTTTAATTGTTAATCCGGTTGCTACAGGTAATATTTGGGAAGACAAACCAATTGATCTTCGTGTTGAAGATCACATTCAACCAATTGAAGAATTGAAAAGACTTTTAAATCTCTATCGCGCTTATGAACATTCAAATCTCGGGGATCTTGCTGTTGAAAAAAATGATCTGACTTTAGCAGAGAAAGAATATGGTCTTGCTGAAAAAATGCTTCCCGATGATATAGAGATGAAATTCTGGCATGCTGTTTCACTTGTCAATAAAGGAAAAACTGACGAAGCTCTGAATCTTTTCAAAACGGTCTTTGCTAAGGATGCAAACTGGTCAATCCTGATTCCGCGTTTAAGAAAATCTGAGCTCCTGATTTGCAGCGATGAAACAGAAAAAATAATTCTTAATGTTAAATAA
- a CDS encoding DoxX family protein, whose amino-acid sequence MCLMKTVSLYLMIALYFFAGINHFVNPGMYISIMPHWLPWHEELVLVSGILEILFALLLVFPSTRQTGGWCIILLLVFVFPANVQMMLNYINENNTNLWIAVIRLPLQILLIFWAYSFTKPVKK is encoded by the coding sequence ATTTGTCTTATGAAAACTGTTTCTCTTTACTTAATGATTGCATTATATTTTTTCGCAGGAATAAATCATTTTGTAAATCCCGGGATGTACATTTCAATTATGCCGCACTGGCTTCCATGGCATGAAGAATTAGTTTTGGTAAGTGGTATTTTGGAAATATTATTCGCACTCTTATTGGTATTTCCTTCTACAAGACAAACAGGAGGATGGTGTATTATTTTACTCCTTGTATTTGTTTTCCCAGCAAATGTTCAAATGATGTTGAATTATATAAATGAAAACAATACTAATCTGTGGATTGCAGTAATCAGACTTCCACTACAGATTTTATTGATTTTCTGGGCTTATAGTTTTACAAAACCTGTTAAAAAGTAA
- a CDS encoding VOC family protein produces MTHELTTCLWYDGKAKEAAEYYCSIFKDSKITSENPMVVTFEINGSKFMGLNGGPMFSFNEAVSFIVTCDTQEEIDMYWNKLIANGGNESMCGWLKDKYGMSWQIVPGSLGKLMSNPAKGERVMQALLKMKKLDLKVLEEA; encoded by the coding sequence ATGACACACGAACTTACAACCTGTCTCTGGTACGATGGTAAAGCCAAAGAAGCTGCTGAATATTATTGCTCGATCTTCAAAGATTCAAAGATCACAAGTGAAAATCCAATGGTTGTAACATTTGAGATCAACGGCAGCAAATTTATGGGACTTAATGGAGGTCCGATGTTTTCATTTAACGAAGCTGTCTCTTTTATTGTAACCTGCGATACTCAGGAAGAAATTGATATGTACTGGAATAAACTTATAGCCAATGGTGGCAATGAAAGTATGTGTGGATGGTTGAAAGACAAATATGGAATGTCATGGCAGATTGTCCCTGGTAGTCTCGGAAAACTAATGTCAAATCCGGCTAAAGGCGAACGCGTAATGCAGGCACTTCTTAAAATGAAAAAACTTGATCTTAAAGTTTTAGAAGAAGCTTGA
- a CDS encoding Crp/Fnr family transcriptional regulator — MLPKEKLTAFFTSIGYSGNDLEKIIDAFTFQEFEKNEYLVEEGKISRQIGFVESGMFQYFVIIDGEERTTYVNIENTFLASLSSFIGEIPSLENVRALTKSSISLITKPNLRMMVNEVPGFKDFYIGLLESSICGIDSSRHDLIVLTAEKRYAKMLKHEPHLLQQIPLLHLASMLGVTPRHLSRIRGSIR; from the coding sequence ATGCTACCAAAAGAAAAATTAACTGCTTTTTTTACATCAATCGGTTACTCAGGAAATGATCTAGAAAAAATTATCGACGCATTTACTTTTCAGGAGTTTGAAAAGAATGAATATCTCGTAGAGGAAGGAAAGATCAGCAGGCAAATTGGTTTTGTCGAAAGCGGCATGTTTCAATACTTTGTTATCATCGATGGAGAAGAGCGCACAACCTATGTAAATATTGAAAATACTTTTCTTGCATCTTTGTCAAGTTTCATCGGAGAAATTCCTTCGTTGGAAAATGTTCGTGCACTTACAAAAAGCAGTATTTCTCTGATCACAAAACCGAACTTGAGAATGATGGTCAATGAAGTTCCCGGTTTTAAAGATTTTTATATCGGACTATTAGAAAGTTCTATTTGCGGAATTGATTCAAGCAGACACGACCTGATAGTCCTTACTGCAGAAAAGCGTTATGCAAAAATGCTGAAACATGAGCCACATCTTTTACAGCAGATTCCACTCCTCCATCTGGCTTCTATGCTTGGTGTTACTCCGCGACATTTGAGCAGAATTCGCGGTAGTATCAGATAA
- a CDS encoding DUF4349 domain-containing protein has translation MQISKIISATFVVILLFSCSQSNREDLSGEKVSPAAIGETQISEPPPPDFKSEISSEVSTNGGVSEKRKFIRTAELKFQVKDVIESTGIIEGIASRYGGFVNRTDLKSTIDNVTNKAVSEDSSLETTYYSVLNSITLRVPDSKLDSTLKEISSQVKFLDHRIIRSDDVSLQLLANELTQIRSTKNTDRLIKASDERGKKLRETIDVEDILSNNLTDYDNARLNNLSLKDRIKFSTVSISIYQRQALKRELISNDKNIDEYQPGFGNQITESFNFGWEIIQTLILAITKIWGILVLVFLIYIAHRAIYTKTRKSRI, from the coding sequence ATGCAGATCAGCAAAATTATTTCAGCAACATTCGTTGTCATTTTACTATTCAGTTGCTCACAATCAAACAGAGAAGATCTCAGCGGAGAAAAAGTTTCACCCGCAGCAATTGGAGAAACTCAAATATCAGAGCCCCCTCCTCCCGATTTCAAATCAGAAATATCTTCAGAAGTTTCAACGAACGGCGGAGTAAGCGAAAAAAGAAAATTCATCCGTACAGCAGAACTAAAATTTCAGGTAAAAGACGTAATTGAATCTACCGGAATCATTGAAGGTATTGCTTCAAGATACGGTGGCTTCGTTAATCGTACCGACTTGAAAAGTACGATCGACAATGTAACGAATAAAGCAGTCAGTGAAGATTCGTCACTGGAAACAACATACTATTCTGTTTTAAATTCTATTACACTCAGGGTGCCTGATTCAAAACTTGATTCAACACTTAAAGAAATTTCTTCACAAGTAAAATTTCTTGATCACAGAATTATAAGATCCGATGATGTTTCACTCCAATTACTTGCAAATGAATTAACACAAATAAGATCGACAAAAAATACAGACCGGTTGATCAAAGCCAGTGACGAAAGAGGAAAAAAATTAAGAGAAACTATTGATGTGGAAGATATTTTAAGCAACAATCTTACTGATTACGATAATGCCCGGCTTAATAATCTTTCCCTTAAAGACAGAATCAAATTCAGTACTGTTTCCATTTCCATTTATCAGCGCCAGGCTTTGAAACGTGAACTTATTTCAAATGATAAAAACATTGATGAGTATCAACCGGGTTTTGGAAATCAGATTACAGAATCGTTTAATTTCGGATGGGAAATTATTCAAACACTTATTCTTGCAATTACAAAGATCTGGGGAATTCTTGTTCTCGTTTTCCTGATTTACATTGCCCACAGAGCCATTTATACAAAAACACGGAAGAGCCGGATTTAA
- the rsmH gene encoding 16S rRNA (cytosine(1402)-N(4))-methyltransferase RsmH translates to MEDQEPKHVRRVRYKGTHPKAFKEKYKELQPEIYSEDVDKVMQQGRTPAGMHRSICVDEIMEFLNIVPGQIGLDATLGYGGHAQEMIKRLIPGGHLYALDADPLELPRTKERLLTKGFGPEVVSFHIMNFSSIDQITYESGLLNFVLADLGVSSMQIDNPDRGFSFKVEGPLDLRLNPKNGVPASDFLKNIQRDELEELLLVNSDEPHYIPIAKAIVSKVSKGIKISTTTQLKQIIQEALDFLPENIKKEEIKKSCQRTFQALRIAINDEFGVLDTFLEKLPYVLAPSGRVAILSFHSGEDRRVKKSFQSLFRAGVYSEVAPDPIRPSVEESASNPRARSAKLRWAIRL, encoded by the coding sequence ATGGAAGATCAGGAACCAAAGCATGTTCGTCGGGTAAGATATAAAGGAACACATCCGAAAGCTTTTAAAGAAAAATATAAAGAATTACAGCCTGAAATTTATTCGGAAGATGTTGACAAGGTCATGCAACAAGGCCGGACTCCTGCAGGAATGCATCGTTCAATTTGTGTGGATGAGATCATGGAATTTCTGAATATCGTTCCTGGACAAATTGGACTCGATGCTACACTCGGTTACGGTGGACATGCTCAGGAAATGATTAAGAGATTGATTCCCGGCGGACATTTATATGCTCTCGATGCAGATCCACTTGAACTTCCGCGCACCAAAGAGAGATTGCTCACAAAAGGTTTTGGTCCTGAAGTGGTAAGTTTTCATATCATGAACTTTTCAAGCATTGATCAGATAACTTATGAATCAGGACTATTGAATTTTGTTCTTGCTGATCTGGGTGTATCCTCTATGCAAATTGATAATCCGGACAGAGGTTTTTCATTTAAAGTAGAAGGTCCTCTTGATCTTCGGCTTAATCCAAAAAATGGAGTTCCTGCATCCGACTTTTTAAAAAATATTCAGAGAGATGAATTGGAAGAATTGCTTCTTGTCAATTCAGATGAGCCACATTATATTCCAATTGCTAAAGCAATTGTTTCTAAAGTTTCAAAAGGAATTAAAATTTCGACAACAACTCAATTAAAGCAGATCATTCAGGAAGCTTTAGATTTTTTACCGGAAAATATAAAGAAAGAAGAAATCAAGAAATCTTGTCAACGTACATTTCAGGCTTTGCGAATAGCTATCAATGATGAGTTTGGAGTGTTAGATACTTTTCTTGAAAAACTTCCCTATGTACTTGCACCGAGCGGGCGTGTTGCCATTCTATCGTTTCATTCCGGTGAAGATCGTAGAGTCAAAAAATCTTTTCAATCATTATTTCGCGCAGGAGTTTATTCTGAAGTTGCTCCTGATCCGATTCGACCTTCTGTTGAAGAAAGCGCTTCAAATCCGCGAGCGCGTTCCGCGAAATTACGTTGGGCAATCCGGTTGTAA
- a CDS encoding tetratricopeptide repeat protein: MNKLISIYILISAFGTLQTKASTIQSGNELLAIAENFKTANNADSAIIYFQKASIAFDAEKNTALFIHANNQAGILSNRQDKYAEAKTVLTKSLISVDDPTDSIQLLISTTYLNLGVAYGGEEDFENSLLNHNKSLQIRLRILGPEHRDIATNYGNIGNIYFRKKEYDTAITIHEKALHIRQKLFGEKGVEVIQSYSNLGNAFREKEKYDSALVYFEKALDSKITQVGEGSKDLSKYYKNISEVHYLMNRKELGDQYLKKSNGVFE, encoded by the coding sequence ATGAACAAACTGATTTCAATTTACATTTTGATTTCTGCTTTCGGTACCTTACAAACAAAGGCAAGTACTATTCAGTCCGGAAATGAATTGTTGGCAATTGCAGAAAATTTTAAGACAGCAAATAATGCAGACAGTGCAATAATATATTTTCAAAAAGCTTCCATTGCATTTGATGCCGAAAAAAACACAGCATTATTCATTCATGCTAACAATCAAGCCGGGATTTTATCAAACCGGCAAGACAAATATGCAGAAGCAAAAACGGTTCTGACAAAATCGCTGATTTCAGTTGATGATCCGACAGACAGTATACAATTATTGATTTCAACAACCTATCTTAATCTTGGTGTTGCTTATGGTGGTGAAGAGGATTTCGAAAATTCTCTGCTTAATCATAATAAGTCACTACAAATCAGGCTCCGTATTTTAGGACCTGAACACAGAGATATTGCAACCAATTATGGTAACATAGGAAATATTTATTTCAGAAAAAAGGAATATGATACAGCCATCACCATTCATGAAAAAGCTTTACATATCCGTCAAAAATTATTTGGCGAAAAAGGTGTAGAAGTAATACAGAGTTATTCTAATCTGGGAAATGCTTTCAGGGAAAAAGAGAAATATGATTCTGCATTGGTTTATTTCGAAAAAGCTCTTGACAGTAAAATTACCCAGGTTGGTGAAGGGAGTAAAGATCTGAGCAAGTATTACAAAAACATCAGTGAAGTTCATTATCTGATGAATAGAAAAGAGCTTGGTGATCAGTATCTGAAAAAATCGAATGGGGTCTTTGAATAA
- a CDS encoding DUF4386 domain-containing protein, translating into MNTHRTIGLLLIIAGVTLLIPYTMLTIIFEYPDILRQDTSVILHKFHDGGSELIWTWFAFAMTGIPLLPAFILLGQKLENKTASARLATTLGVIGLIVQIVGLLRWTFVVPVLAETFVNATDDSTKAATILAFKTIHQFAGVLLGEHLGQLFSIAWTVLISFTLLKQKMIPRWLGAFGFIASFIYLLAQAELFATVIPSFPVWDLAGFVGSTLWLIWLIIVGVTFLRKDAPTPRSA; encoded by the coding sequence ATGAATACCCACAGAACGATCGGACTACTTTTGATAATAGCCGGAGTTACGCTCCTGATACCTTATACGATGTTAACTATCATCTTTGAATATCCGGATATTCTACGACAAGACACATCAGTAATACTTCACAAATTTCATGACGGTGGTAGTGAATTAATCTGGACCTGGTTTGCGTTTGCAATGACCGGTATACCATTACTTCCTGCCTTTATTTTACTCGGACAAAAACTTGAAAACAAAACTGCATCTGCCCGCTTAGCGACAACATTAGGTGTGATTGGATTGATCGTTCAGATTGTCGGCTTATTGCGCTGGACATTTGTGGTTCCTGTTTTAGCAGAAACATTTGTCAATGCAACTGATGATTCCACAAAAGCAGCGACAATTTTAGCTTTTAAAACTATTCATCAGTTTGCCGGAGTATTACTAGGTGAACATCTGGGTCAATTATTCAGTATCGCCTGGACAGTTTTAATTTCCTTCACACTGCTAAAACAAAAAATGATCCCTCGGTGGCTTGGCGCTTTTGGATTCATTGCTTCTTTCATATATCTCCTTGCCCAAGCAGAATTATTTGCAACCGTTATTCCTTCATTCCCTGTGTGGGATCTTGCAGGATTTGTCGGAAGTACGTTGTGGTTGATTTGGTTGATAATTGTTGGTGTAACTTTCCTCAGGAAAGATGCACCAACACCCAGGTCAGCTTAA
- a CDS encoding SIMPL domain-containing protein (The SIMPL domain is named for its presence in mouse protein SIMPL (signalling molecule that associates with mouse pelle-like kinase). Bacterial member BP26, from Brucella, was shown to assemble into a channel-like structure, while YggE from E. coli has been associated with resistance to oxidative stress.), which translates to MNFSKLLFTLLAFLFIVVVKTNGQNVIATTSEINYIDAIGSADTLITPDKIFIEITVRERYEGRTKVTIDSLEDLLKSTLIKIGMELKNLTLADANGDLVRIKWKKQDVLTSKNYSLMVSSASEVSKVYEELSKLKIQELSIEKVEHSKIEEFKKLIKIKAVQESKETATYMLASIGNTIGKTIRIEELAIDFSYC; encoded by the coding sequence ATGAACTTCTCCAAACTATTATTTACATTACTTGCTTTTCTTTTTATTGTAGTAGTAAAAACAAATGGCCAGAACGTCATTGCAACCACATCAGAAATAAATTACATTGACGCTATCGGATCAGCAGACACTTTAATTACTCCCGACAAAATCTTCATTGAAATTACCGTTCGCGAGCGCTACGAAGGGCGAACTAAAGTTACAATAGATAGTCTTGAAGATCTATTAAAATCCACTTTAATTAAAATTGGCATGGAGCTTAAAAACTTAACTCTCGCAGATGCAAATGGTGATCTGGTCAGAATAAAATGGAAAAAGCAAGATGTTCTGACCAGCAAGAATTATTCATTAATGGTTTCATCTGCATCAGAGGTTAGCAAAGTTTATGAAGAATTATCAAAATTAAAAATTCAGGAATTGTCAATTGAAAAGGTTGAACACTCAAAAATTGAAGAGTTTAAGAAACTCATAAAGATAAAAGCAGTGCAAGAATCAAAGGAGACAGCAACTTATATGCTTGCTTCTATAGGCAATACTATTGGTAAGACAATCAGGATTGAAGAGCTTGCTATTGACTTTTCGTATTGCTGA
- a CDS encoding alpha/beta hydrolase, with protein sequence MKFLLRYIVIGMLYVTPAFCQQQKAPETSKPFVLGSIEEFESKILGENRILNIYLPEGYIPNDTTRYPVVYLLDGSADEDFIHTVGLFQFNTFSWIDRVPKSIVIGIATVDRRRDFTFPSTIESEKKNFPTTGHSDKFISFLEEELKPFINNKYKTNSSAMLIGQSLGGLLASEILLKRPEMFNKYLIISPSIWWDNGSLLNQSNQVIEKLSQKTDVYIGVGKEGLTPGEFPRVMEVDANLLVEKLNNSKNKNIAVYFDYLPDEDHATISHQAIFNGLRMLYPVKKEVK encoded by the coding sequence ATGAAATTTCTTCTCCGCTATATCGTAATAGGAATGCTTTATGTAACACCCGCTTTTTGCCAGCAACAAAAAGCACCGGAAACTTCAAAGCCTTTTGTTCTTGGATCGATAGAAGAGTTCGAATCAAAAATTCTGGGTGAAAATAGAATTCTGAATATATATTTACCGGAAGGTTACATTCCGAATGATACGACAAGATATCCGGTTGTATACTTATTGGATGGTTCAGCTGATGAAGATTTTATTCATACCGTCGGACTCTTCCAGTTCAACACTTTTTCGTGGATAGACAGGGTTCCGAAATCCATTGTTATCGGAATCGCTACTGTCGACAGAAGAAGAGATTTCACTTTCCCTTCAACAATTGAATCAGAAAAGAAAAACTTTCCGACAACAGGGCATTCTGATAAATTCATTTCCTTTCTTGAAGAAGAATTAAAACCATTTATAAACAATAAATATAAAACCAATTCGTCAGCTATGTTGATCGGACAATCCTTAGGTGGGTTATTGGCATCAGAGATCTTATTGAAAAGGCCGGAAATGTTTAACAAATATCTCATCATAAGTCCGAGTATCTGGTGGGATAATGGTTCATTGCTAAATCAGTCGAATCAAGTTATTGAAAAGCTAAGTCAAAAGACAGACGTATACATTGGAGTTGGAAAAGAAGGATTAACACCTGGTGAATTTCCGCGTGTTATGGAAGTGGATGCAAATCTGCTGGTAGAAAAATTAAATAATTCTAAAAATAAAAACATCGCTGTATACTTCGATTATTTGCCGGATGAAGATCATGCAACTATTTCTCATCAGGCTATTTTCAATGGACTTAGAATGCTTTATCCGGTAAAAAAAGAAGTTAAATAA
- a CDS encoding murein L,D-transpeptidase catalytic domain family protein, which yields MQVLTTFLISIWSLTFTSCIRTDDSIHDVNKPALEFTSTRKKAKEALKFCTAKNYNTDFCILIDMSLHSGIKRFLFWDFKKDTIQYSFLVGHGCCDNRWSSDQSKSDPEFSNKDGSHCSSLGKYKLGERAYSDWGINVKYVMHGLESTNNNALARTIVFHSWDQVSDNEIYPEGTPEGWGCPTISDNSFKLIDPLLKKSKQPVLMWIYK from the coding sequence ATGCAAGTTCTTACAACTTTTCTGATATCAATCTGGTCGTTGACATTTACATCATGCATTAGGACTGATGACTCAATACATGATGTAAACAAACCGGCTTTAGAATTTACTTCCACCAGAAAAAAAGCAAAAGAAGCCTTAAAGTTTTGTACTGCTAAAAACTACAATACAGATTTTTGCATTCTCATTGATATGAGCTTGCATTCCGGAATTAAAAGATTTTTATTCTGGGATTTTAAAAAAGATACAATTCAATATTCTTTTCTTGTCGGTCACGGATGTTGCGACAATCGCTGGAGCAGTGATCAATCGAAATCAGATCCGGAATTCAGTAATAAGGACGGCAGCCACTGTTCATCGTTAGGAAAATACAAATTGGGTGAAAGAGCCTACAGCGACTGGGGAATAAATGTAAAGTATGTTATGCATGGTTTAGAGTCAACGAACAATAATGCTCTTGCCAGAACGATCGTTTTTCATTCATGGGATCAGGTAAGTGACAACGAAATTTATCCTGAAGGAACGCCTGAAGGTTGGGGTTGTCCAACTATTTCAGACAACAGTTTCAAACTCATTGACCCACTTTTAAAAAAATCAAAGCAACCCGTTCTCATGTGGATTTATAAATAA
- a CDS encoding SDR family oxidoreductase, which yields MITKIAVVTGGSRGLGRDMAISIAKKNIDVILTYNSNKESAEEVVVEIERSGQKAYAIKFDVSDLKSYDNFISEIKTVLNTKWNSDKFDFLINNAGVGATIPIAQVTEEAFDNLMNIHFKGVYFLTQKSLPMMNDNGGVVFISSGTTRFCVPGYSVYSSLKGAVEVFTKYVAKEYGNRGIRSNIVAPGPVETDFNNAAIRNNPQMQGFLTAQTPLGRVAKADDIGSVVAFLCAEDSKWVNGQRIEVSGGINL from the coding sequence ATGATTACTAAAATTGCCGTAGTGACCGGAGGAAGTCGCGGATTAGGAAGAGACATGGCAATCTCAATAGCAAAAAAAAACATTGATGTAATTCTGACATACAATTCTAATAAAGAATCAGCAGAAGAAGTAGTTGTTGAAATAGAAAGATCCGGACAAAAGGCGTATGCGATAAAATTTGATGTTTCCGATTTAAAGTCCTACGACAATTTTATTTCAGAAATCAAAACAGTTTTAAACACAAAATGGAATTCCGATAAATTCGATTTCCTGATTAACAATGCCGGCGTAGGTGCAACTATTCCTATAGCACAGGTAACAGAAGAAGCATTTGATAATCTGATGAATATTCACTTCAAAGGGGTTTATTTTCTGACACAGAAATCTCTTCCAATGATGAACGACAACGGAGGAGTTGTTTTCATTTCATCGGGAACTACCAGATTCTGTGTTCCCGGATATTCAGTCTATTCATCTCTCAAAGGTGCCGTCGAAGTATTTACTAAATACGTGGCGAAAGAATATGGCAATCGGGGTATTCGATCCAATATAGTTGCGCCGGGTCCGGTAGAAACCGATTTCAACAATGCAGCAATCAGAAACAATCCGCAGATGCAGGGTTTTCTTACAGCACAAACGCCTTTGGGAAGAGTTGCAAAAGCCGACGATATCGGAAGTGTTGTTGCATTCTTATGTGCGGAAGATTCAAAATGGGTTAATGGACAGCGTATAGAAGTTTCCGGTGGAATAAATTTATAA